From a single Nitrospira sp. genomic region:
- a CDS encoding MoaD/ThiS family protein, with product MQVKLSHPERSVTIKGPKRVKDMLHELNLVQEAHLVIRGDDLVTEDDILADEDRVEIRPVISGG from the coding sequence ATGCAAGTCAAGCTCAGTCATCCCGAACGATCGGTGACAATCAAGGGGCCCAAGCGGGTCAAGGATATGCTGCACGAGCTCAACCTTGTGCAGGAAGCCCATCTCGTCATCCGTGGCGACGATTTGGTGACCGAAGATGATATCCTGGCTGATGAGGACCGGGTGGAGATTCGACCGGTGATCTCAGGCGGGTGA
- a CDS encoding DegT/DnrJ/EryC1/StrS family aminotransferase yields the protein MHVPLLDLKAQYRTTKSEIMTAIEAVCDEQGFILGPRVLELERAIAHYVGSAHAVGCASGTDAILLALMAVGVGHGDEVITVPFTFFATTGSISRLGAKPVLVDIKADSFNIDPAQIEKKITAKTKAIIPVHLFGQCAEMEAITAIARKKTIPVIEDAAQAIGAARHGTKAGVLGAMGCFSFFPSKNLGGFGDGGMVTTDDKALADSLASLRVHGSKAKYVHDQIGFNSRLDALQAAILLVKLNHLDAWAEGRRANAVRYEWLFKEAKLADHVTLPATTPGNHHVFNQFTIRARKRDALRDYLKEQGIGSEVYYPIPMHLQNCYKNLGHMKGDFPVSERASEEVLSLPIYAELTAEQQTYVVQTIAAFYRHH from the coding sequence ATGCACGTTCCCTTACTCGACCTCAAGGCGCAATATCGGACAACCAAGTCCGAGATCATGACGGCCATCGAGGCCGTCTGCGATGAGCAGGGGTTCATCCTCGGCCCGCGCGTCTTGGAGCTCGAGCGGGCCATCGCGCACTATGTCGGCAGCGCACACGCCGTCGGCTGCGCCTCCGGCACGGACGCGATTCTCCTGGCCCTGATGGCGGTCGGCGTCGGCCATGGCGACGAGGTCATTACAGTCCCGTTCACGTTTTTTGCCACCACCGGCTCGATCTCACGCCTGGGTGCAAAGCCCGTGCTGGTGGATATCAAGGCGGACTCTTTCAACATCGATCCCGCGCAGATCGAAAAAAAGATCACAGCCAAAACCAAGGCCATCATTCCGGTCCATTTGTTCGGCCAGTGTGCCGAGATGGAAGCGATCACTGCCATCGCCAGGAAGAAAACCATTCCGGTCATCGAGGATGCGGCCCAGGCCATCGGCGCCGCGCGGCATGGCACAAAGGCCGGCGTGCTGGGGGCGATGGGGTGCTTCAGTTTCTTTCCATCAAAAAACCTGGGCGGGTTCGGCGACGGCGGTATGGTCACGACCGACGATAAGGCGCTGGCCGACTCGCTGGCTAGCTTGCGCGTACACGGGAGCAAGGCGAAATATGTACACGACCAGATCGGCTTCAACAGCCGGCTGGATGCGCTCCAGGCGGCAATTTTGCTAGTCAAGCTCAACCATCTCGACGCGTGGGCGGAGGGTCGACGGGCCAACGCGGTGCGCTATGAGTGGTTATTCAAGGAGGCAAAGCTGGCCGACCATGTCACGCTACCGGCGACAACGCCGGGCAACCATCATGTCTTCAATCAGTTCACAATCCGTGCCCGGAAGCGAGACGCACTCAGAGATTATTTGAAGGAGCAGGGGATCGGCAGCGAGGTCTATTACCCCATCCCGATGCACCTCCAGAATTGCTACAAGAACCTCGGACACATGAAGGGCGATTTCCCCGTCTCCGAGCGCGCCTCCGAAGAGGTACTCTCGCTGCCTATCTACGCCGAGCTGACCGCCGAACAGCAGACCTACGTTGTCCAGACGATCGCGGCCTTTTACCGGCACCACTGA
- a CDS encoding J domain-containing protein, with product MPTTQRDYYHILGVPRTATPDDIKKAYRKLARQYHPDLHTGNRKVEMEKKFKELNEAHEVIGDPKTRKKYDRYGHRWQDVGAYEKAHQQTGAGAGYGGGWQQRGGFTADQGFEFGDVFANLFGGRGGAGFRQTATAGQDLETEAKLTLREVLTGVTHRVEVTDPSGPNGRMESKIIDVKIPAGVQDAMRVRVPGKGAAGRGGGKDGDLYLRVQIVPDPVFKREGADLYVTLPVWPWEAALGAEVLAPTLADPVRVKVPPGSRADSKLRLKGKGLPTASGGKGDLFFTVQIVMPADLSDEERGLYERLRKVARPDPRHALLRTAGQVQS from the coding sequence ATGCCAACGACGCAACGTGACTACTACCACATCCTAGGCGTGCCGCGCACTGCCACGCCCGACGACATTAAAAAGGCCTATCGCAAGCTGGCCCGCCAGTACCATCCCGACCTCCATACCGGCAACCGCAAGGTCGAGATGGAAAAGAAGTTTAAGGAACTGAATGAGGCGCACGAGGTCATCGGCGATCCCAAAACCAGGAAAAAGTACGACCGCTACGGACATCGCTGGCAGGACGTCGGGGCCTACGAAAAGGCCCACCAGCAGACCGGCGCCGGAGCGGGATATGGCGGTGGCTGGCAGCAACGGGGGGGCTTCACGGCCGACCAGGGTTTTGAATTCGGCGACGTCTTTGCAAATCTATTCGGCGGGCGTGGCGGCGCGGGATTCCGCCAGACCGCCACGGCGGGCCAGGACCTGGAAACCGAGGCAAAGCTGACGCTGCGCGAGGTGCTCACGGGCGTGACCCACCGCGTGGAGGTCACGGACCCCAGCGGCCCAAACGGCCGCATGGAATCAAAGATTATCGATGTCAAAATCCCGGCCGGTGTGCAGGACGCCATGCGCGTGCGCGTACCGGGCAAGGGCGCGGCCGGACGCGGCGGCGGCAAGGACGGCGATCTCTACCTGCGCGTGCAGATTGTGCCGGACCCGGTGTTCAAACGCGAGGGCGCCGATCTCTACGTCACCCTCCCCGTCTGGCCCTGGGAAGCGGCGCTGGGCGCAGAAGTGCTGGCGCCGACGCTGGCCGATCCGGTGCGCGTGAAAGTCCCACCCGGCAGCCGCGCCGACAGCAAGCTGCGGCTCAAGGGCAAGGGCCTGCCGACGGCCTCCGGGGGCAAAGGCGATCTGTTCTTCACCGTGCAGATCGTGATGCCGGCTGATCTCTCCGATGAGGAACGCGGACTCTACGAGCGGTTGAGGAAGGTGGCGCGTCCCGATCCGCGCCACGCCCTGCTGCGCACCGCCGGACAGGTGCAATCATGA
- the galT gene encoding galactose-1-phosphate uridylyltransferase, with the protein MPDLRRDPIVGRWVIISTERAGRPRDFYPAEPARQPSTARCPFCPGQESLTPNEVLAYRPQGGTANSPGWTVRVVPNKYPALQVEGEMGREGIGLYDRMNGVGAHEVIIETPDHKDMLADLPAKHITGVLRAYRDRMADLKRDLRFRYILVFKNHGAAAGATLEHTHSQLIALPVIPTSVLTELDSCRAHYQHKERCIYCDIIRQELSDRERIVAENPEFVCVTPFASRYPFEMWILPKRHAAYFEESQESQLEMLALILSETLRRMDRAVRRPAYNFVLHTSPLHEKTGDYYHWHIELIPKLTPVAGFQSGTDFYINPVTPEEAAKFLREIDL; encoded by the coding sequence ATGCCTGACCTGCGCCGGGACCCCATCGTCGGGCGGTGGGTCATCATCTCGACCGAGCGGGCCGGACGTCCGCGCGACTTTTATCCGGCCGAGCCGGCGCGCCAGCCGTCCACGGCGCGCTGCCCCTTTTGCCCTGGGCAGGAATCGCTGACGCCCAACGAAGTACTGGCCTACCGGCCGCAGGGCGGCACGGCGAACTCGCCCGGCTGGACGGTCCGCGTTGTCCCGAACAAATATCCGGCGCTGCAAGTGGAGGGCGAAATGGGCCGCGAGGGGATCGGGCTGTACGACCGAATGAACGGCGTCGGTGCGCACGAAGTCATCATTGAAACACCGGATCACAAGGACATGCTGGCTGACCTACCGGCCAAGCACATCACAGGCGTGCTCCGGGCCTACCGCGACCGGATGGCGGATCTCAAGCGCGACCTGCGCTTCCGCTACATCCTCGTCTTTAAAAATCACGGGGCCGCCGCGGGTGCGACGCTGGAACACACGCACTCTCAGCTGATCGCACTTCCCGTCATCCCGACCAGCGTGCTGACGGAACTCGACAGCTGTCGAGCGCACTACCAGCACAAGGAGCGCTGCATTTACTGTGACATCATTCGGCAGGAACTGTCCGACCGCGAGCGCATCGTGGCGGAGAATCCGGAGTTTGTCTGCGTGACGCCCTTTGCGTCGCGCTATCCCTTCGAGATGTGGATTCTCCCGAAACGCCACGCTGCCTACTTCGAAGAAAGCCAGGAAAGCCAGCTTGAGATGCTGGCGCTGATCCTCTCCGAGACGCTGCGACGCATGGACCGGGCAGTCCGGCGGCCGGCCTACAATTTCGTCCTACACACCTCCCCGCTGCACGAAAAGACTGGCGACTACTATCACTGGCACATCGAACTCATTCCCAAACTCACACCGGTGGCCGGCTTCCAGTCGGGCACCGATTTCTACATCAATCCGGTCACGCCGGAGGAAGCTGCAAAATTCCTGCGTGAAATAGACCTCTAG
- a CDS encoding tetratricopeptide repeat protein, with translation MLYLHNLLRRHHQLPVVKGVPIVSRPCDVSGVMSPVPRSLRTGWPRFAAAMLALGALPIGCTGLLPSRSAEVSAPVISTHAAAQPVVEARAADPRAYYHFILGYQAELTQDTERAIREYLLALRADSSSIQLKTRLALLYFSAGEPASAVRFADRVVEADPPEAAVLSQMAGIYASAGQTDKALALYGQVIERTPADSEPYFLKGLLLVNAQRLDEAEQVLQQGVERNKQSPVGHYSLGRVYAESKRWEQAVASYERAIEINPSFEPAYLALASVHETQQMQGKAIEVYQRYLQKINPHSRDMRRNLIRVYITGKAYQEALSELNRMLQDDPEDLEAQLRIGLVYREMQEYPKAVQQLTALLAARPAELKIRDYLGLMYEEMKEYDKALQAYQQNLTLQPNYTDGHMHMGYLFYRQKRYAEAVPHFVSVTGLNPQGADGHILLGLTHLQMEQHARAVEVFETGILHNPGSADLYFNLGTAYDKLNQFDDVVRAMERALQLDAAHADALNYLGYSYAERDVRIEEALSLTKRAVALKPTNGYYVDSLGWALFKNGLLKEALAEIRRAIELVGDDPVLFEHLGEIYHRQNQVSQAREAWLRSLELDPSNSKLIERFRERGLGDPTQEDRVRQAKQRVPQKPTAPSLSH, from the coding sequence ATGTTGTATCTACACAACCTCCTTCGACGTCACCACCAATTACCAGTAGTCAAGGGAGTTCCGATCGTGAGCCGGCCATGCGACGTCAGTGGTGTCATGTCCCCGGTGCCCCGATCACTCCGGACCGGATGGCCGAGATTCGCTGCGGCGATGCTGGCGCTGGGAGCCCTGCCAATCGGGTGTACCGGGCTGCTGCCGTCTAGATCGGCCGAGGTTTCCGCGCCGGTCATTTCCACACACGCTGCGGCGCAGCCAGTGGTCGAGGCCCGTGCCGCAGACCCCCGTGCCTATTACCATTTTATCCTGGGCTATCAGGCCGAACTCACACAGGATACGGAACGGGCGATCCGGGAATATCTGCTGGCTTTGCGGGCCGACTCGTCGTCGATCCAGCTCAAGACTCGGCTGGCACTCCTGTATTTTTCAGCCGGCGAGCCGGCCAGCGCGGTCCGTTTCGCCGACCGCGTGGTCGAGGCCGACCCCCCGGAGGCCGCCGTCCTGTCGCAGATGGCGGGCATCTATGCCTCGGCCGGGCAGACGGACAAGGCGCTGGCCCTCTACGGACAGGTGATCGAGCGCACTCCGGCCGACAGCGAACCCTATTTTTTGAAGGGGCTTCTGCTCGTCAACGCGCAGCGCCTCGACGAGGCCGAGCAGGTTCTGCAGCAGGGCGTCGAGCGGAACAAGCAGTCGCCGGTCGGCCATTACTCTCTGGGTCGGGTCTACGCTGAGTCGAAGCGATGGGAGCAGGCAGTTGCCAGTTACGAGCGAGCGATCGAAATCAATCCGTCGTTCGAGCCCGCCTATCTAGCGCTGGCGTCCGTTCACGAAACGCAGCAGATGCAGGGCAAGGCCATCGAGGTGTACCAGCGCTATCTGCAAAAGATCAATCCGCACAGCCGGGACATGCGCCGCAATCTGATTCGGGTGTATATCACCGGCAAGGCCTACCAGGAGGCGCTGAGCGAACTGAACCGCATGTTGCAGGACGATCCGGAGGATTTGGAAGCGCAACTGCGCATCGGTCTGGTCTACCGCGAGATGCAGGAGTACCCGAAAGCCGTTCAGCAGTTGACGGCGCTGTTGGCAGCGCGGCCGGCCGAGCTCAAAATCCGTGATTACCTCGGCCTGATGTACGAGGAGATGAAGGAATATGATAAGGCGCTGCAGGCCTATCAACAAAATCTTACGCTCCAGCCCAATTACACGGACGGGCACATGCATATGGGGTATCTGTTCTACCGACAGAAACGGTATGCCGAAGCAGTCCCGCATTTCGTCTCGGTGACGGGGCTCAATCCACAGGGGGCCGACGGGCACATTCTCCTGGGGCTGACCCACTTGCAGATGGAGCAGCATGCCAGGGCGGTGGAGGTATTCGAGACGGGCATCCTGCACAATCCGGGTAGCGCCGATCTCTATTTCAATCTTGGAACGGCCTACGACAAGCTGAACCAGTTCGACGACGTCGTGCGGGCCATGGAACGGGCTCTGCAATTGGACGCTGCGCATGCAGACGCGTTGAACTATCTTGGGTACAGCTATGCTGAGCGGGACGTGAGGATTGAGGAGGCGCTCTCGCTGACCAAGCGCGCCGTAGCCTTGAAGCCCACCAACGGCTACTATGTCGACAGCCTCGGCTGGGCCTTGTTTAAGAACGGTCTGTTGAAAGAGGCCTTGGCTGAAATCCGCCGCGCGATCGAGCTGGTTGGAGATGACCCGGTACTCTTCGAGCATCTGGGCGAGATCTATCACCGGCAAAATCAGGTGAGTCAAGCGCGGGAAGCCTGGTTGCGCTCGCTGGAGCTGGACCCGTCCAATTCAAAACTGATCGAGCGCTTCCGTGAGCGGGGGCTGGGCGATCCGACGCAGGAAGATCGAGTGCGGCAGGCTAAGCAGCGAGTGCCTCAGAAACCGACTGCCCCCTCGCTTTCCCATTAG
- a CDS encoding periplasmic heavy metal sensor, translated as MTRWIGCAMLALALTAAPAWANEPGGLKEHGKGYGGGHGEGMTGRHGGPGHFLRHLLMHQKEIGLSEDQVNKIKTLQLEMDKTRIRTEAEMEIAQREMHELAHDEKADLAAIEAKLRKGADLEVSLHLSAIKARREAMALLTPEQRDKEKAEHEKMMKMRSERRKDGGHRGGMIPGGAGHGQEQMPVH; from the coding sequence ATGACACGATGGATCGGTTGTGCGATGCTGGCCCTGGCCCTGACGGCCGCGCCGGCGTGGGCGAACGAGCCGGGGGGACTGAAAGAGCACGGCAAGGGCTACGGCGGCGGGCACGGCGAAGGAATGACGGGTCGGCACGGAGGGCCGGGCCATTTTCTCCGCCATCTGCTGATGCACCAAAAGGAGATCGGCCTGTCGGAGGACCAGGTCAACAAGATCAAGACTCTCCAGCTCGAGATGGACAAGACGCGCATCCGCACTGAGGCTGAAATGGAGATCGCGCAACGCGAGATGCACGAACTGGCTCATGATGAGAAAGCAGACCTGGCCGCGATCGAGGCGAAGCTCCGGAAGGGGGCCGATCTTGAAGTCAGCCTCCACCTCTCAGCCATCAAGGCGCGCCGGGAGGCCATGGCGCTGCTCACGCCAGAGCAGCGGGACAAGGAAAAAGCTGAGCACGAAAAAATGATGAAGATGCGCAGTGAGCGTCGCAAGGACGGGGGCCACCGCGGGGGCATGATACCGGGGGGAGCCGGTCATGGCCAAGAACAGATGCCCGTGCACTAA
- a CDS encoding PepSY domain-containing protein, whose protein sequence is MIASLRKETAMHTSRLYVTMFTVLIGSSLLLAGPAWSDKKGKSEEEGNVADMVKGATVTADQAIRTATEKVPGTVVEVELEKKHDKTIWEVEVVGADGKISEVHIDAATGAVIDVEAKKDEKKSKGKK, encoded by the coding sequence ATGATCGCCTCATTACGGAAGGAAACCGCCATGCATACATCCAGACTGTACGTGACCATGTTTACCGTGCTAATCGGTTCCAGTCTCCTCCTCGCCGGACCGGCTTGGAGCGACAAGAAGGGCAAGAGCGAAGAGGAAGGCAACGTCGCCGACATGGTCAAGGGTGCCACGGTCACGGCGGATCAGGCTATCAGAACCGCGACGGAAAAGGTGCCGGGCACGGTCGTCGAAGTCGAATTGGAAAAGAAGCACGACAAGACAATCTGGGAGGTGGAGGTTGTCGGCGCGGACGGCAAAATCTCGGAAGTCCATATCGATGCCGCTACCGGAGCCGTAATCGACGTCGAAGCCAAGAAGGACGAGAAGAAGAGCAAAGGCAAGAAGTAA
- the ilvD gene encoding dihydroxy-acid dehydratase: MTNDPRCKSHELLDGPGRAPARAMLKAVGFTDADLSKPLVGVANTWIEVMPCNYHLRRLSERVKAGIRAAGGTPIEYNTIAVSDGISMGTEGMKASLISREVIADSIELVARGHLFDAVIALSGCDKTIPGTVMALARLNLPSLMLYGGSIMPGKFQGHDVTIQDVFEAVGKHASGKMTDVELKDLEDHACPGPGACGGQFTANTMAIAFEFLGISPMGMNGVPAMDSHKDDVAFRCGQMVMELVKKDLRPRQIITRKALENAIAAVATTGGSTNAVLHLLAIAKETGVRLTIDDFDKINRKVPLLADLKPGGRFMAADLYAAGGTTLVAKRLKDAGILHAGQPTVTGRTIGEEADRAAEKPDQQVLRLLSNPIKPTGGLVILKGNLAPEGCVVKVAGHSMMRFTGPAKVFDREEDAFAAVKARQIKAGDVVVIRYEGPSGGPGMREMLGVTAAIVGEGLGDSVALLTDGRFSGATHGLMAGHVTPEAVRGGPIAAVKNGDTITFDIARRRLDVKLSTAEIKARLKKVKQPVARYKSGVMAKYARHVSSASEGAVTS; encoded by the coding sequence ATGACGAACGATCCACGCTGCAAGAGTCACGAGTTGCTGGACGGCCCCGGTCGGGCTCCCGCCCGCGCTATGCTGAAAGCCGTCGGATTTACCGACGCCGACCTTTCCAAGCCGCTGGTCGGTGTTGCCAACACCTGGATTGAGGTCATGCCCTGCAACTATCACCTGCGCCGCCTCTCAGAACGGGTCAAGGCCGGCATCCGCGCGGCAGGCGGCACGCCGATCGAATACAACACGATCGCGGTGTCGGACGGTATCTCCATGGGTACGGAGGGCATGAAAGCGTCGCTCATTAGCCGCGAGGTGATCGCCGATTCGATCGAATTGGTCGCACGTGGCCATTTGTTCGACGCCGTCATAGCCCTCTCCGGCTGCGACAAGACAATCCCCGGCACCGTCATGGCCCTGGCACGGCTCAACCTGCCGTCGCTCATGCTCTACGGCGGCTCCATCATGCCTGGAAAATTTCAGGGCCATGACGTCACGATCCAAGACGTCTTCGAAGCGGTCGGCAAGCACGCGTCGGGAAAGATGACCGACGTGGAATTGAAAGATCTAGAAGACCATGCCTGTCCAGGCCCCGGCGCCTGCGGCGGCCAGTTCACGGCCAACACAATGGCCATCGCCTTCGAATTCCTCGGCATCTCGCCGATGGGCATGAATGGCGTCCCGGCCATGGACTCGCACAAGGACGATGTCGCGTTCCGGTGTGGGCAAATGGTGATGGAGCTTGTGAAAAAAGACCTCCGCCCGCGCCAGATCATCACGCGCAAGGCGCTTGAAAATGCCATCGCCGCTGTGGCCACGACAGGTGGCTCTACGAACGCGGTGCTCCATCTACTAGCCATCGCCAAGGAAACCGGCGTACGGCTGACGATCGACGACTTCGACAAGATCAACCGGAAAGTCCCGCTCCTGGCCGATCTCAAGCCAGGAGGCCGCTTCATGGCAGCGGATCTCTACGCTGCCGGCGGTACGACACTTGTAGCCAAGCGGCTGAAGGACGCTGGGATTCTGCATGCCGGCCAGCCGACCGTGACCGGACGAACAATCGGTGAGGAAGCGGATCGGGCGGCTGAGAAACCCGACCAGCAGGTCTTGCGGCTGCTGTCCAATCCGATCAAGCCTACCGGCGGCCTGGTTATTCTGAAAGGCAATCTGGCTCCCGAGGGCTGCGTCGTGAAGGTGGCAGGCCACTCCATGATGAGGTTCACCGGACCGGCGAAGGTCTTCGACCGTGAGGAAGATGCCTTCGCGGCTGTCAAGGCCCGGCAGATCAAGGCGGGTGACGTGGTCGTGATCCGCTACGAAGGCCCGTCAGGCGGCCCGGGGATGCGCGAAATGCTTGGCGTGACGGCGGCAATCGTGGGCGAGGGGCTTGGCGATTCGGTGGCGTTATTGACGGACGGGCGTTTCTCGGGCGCCACGCACGGCCTGATGGCCGGCCACGTCACGCCCGAAGCGGTCCGTGGCGGCCCCATCGCAGCCGTGAAAAACGGCGACACGATCACCTTCGACATCGCTAGGCGGCGGCTGGACGTGAAACTCTCCACGGCCGAGATCAAGGCACGACTCAAGAAGGTCAAGCAGCCGGTAGCGCGTTATAAATCTGGCGTGATGGCCAAGTATGCCCGGCATGTGTCCTCCGCCTCCGAAGGCGCGGTGACTAGCTAA
- a CDS encoding MarC family protein, whose translation MSHTEYALFSFGSLFLIVDSIAAVPAFLSMTAQDTVTQRLRMAQVACAATIGILTLFALIGQGLFRALGVSLPALQAAGGLVLLLVALDMLRAQRSAVQETAEETAAGACKDDIAITPLAIPMMAGPGAISAVILLESQAPDWTYRGVLLACVFAVGLLSYATFAVAAKGASSWLNPIAERIVTRLMGLLLAALAIQFIFNALKSEGGLLGR comes from the coding sequence ATGTCGCACACGGAATATGCCCTGTTCTCGTTCGGATCGCTGTTTTTGATTGTCGACTCGATCGCTGCCGTGCCGGCATTTCTCTCCATGACGGCGCAGGACACCGTAACCCAGCGGCTGCGCATGGCGCAGGTTGCTTGCGCGGCCACCATCGGCATTCTCACCCTGTTCGCCTTGATCGGACAGGGGCTCTTCCGCGCGCTGGGCGTCTCGCTTCCCGCCCTTCAGGCAGCCGGTGGATTGGTCCTGCTCCTGGTTGCGCTAGATATGCTGCGCGCGCAGCGCTCCGCCGTGCAGGAAACGGCGGAGGAGACCGCGGCCGGCGCGTGCAAGGACGACATCGCCATCACGCCGCTAGCCATTCCCATGATGGCTGGCCCCGGCGCGATTTCAGCGGTGATACTGCTGGAATCGCAGGCACCCGACTGGACCTATCGCGGCGTGCTGCTGGCCTGCGTGTTCGCCGTCGGGCTGCTCAGCTACGCAACCTTTGCTGTTGCCGCGAAGGGCGCGTCCTCCTGGCTGAACCCGATCGCGGAGCGGATCGTCACGCGGTTGATGGGACTGTTGCTGGCGGCGCTGGCAATTCAGTTTATTTTTAATGCCCTGAAATCAGAAGGCGGATTACTGGGGAGGTAA
- a CDS encoding adenine nucleotide alpha hydrolase family protein: MNCTKCKTKAVLDLPRHNAAFCPPCFNAYVHDQVRYAIKHDRMFGKGDRILVAVSGGKDSLALWDILLKLGYTADALYVDLGIPGYSTISKQKVERFAETVAAPHGSKLLVHTVQATEGAGIKELSQLVHRPTCATCGTIKRYHFNKTAVEQDYDVMATGHNLDDEAARLLGNVLHWQAEYLDKQSPSLPASLEGFAKKVKPLYRIAEREAAAYAVLNRIDYIVEECPMAKGSSMLLYKEALNRLETESPGTKHRFFLGFLDRSALSRVEGQTTAAPSADFIADKDRASLHPCTTCGQPTTGLICSYCKMMVRAKVSQ, from the coding sequence ATGAATTGCACCAAATGTAAAACCAAGGCGGTTCTCGATCTTCCCCGGCACAATGCCGCCTTCTGCCCGCCCTGTTTTAACGCCTACGTCCACGATCAAGTACGCTACGCGATCAAGCATGACCGCATGTTCGGCAAGGGCGACCGCATTCTCGTCGCTGTGTCAGGTGGCAAGGATAGCCTGGCCCTCTGGGACATTTTGCTGAAACTCGGCTACACGGCTGACGCGCTCTACGTCGACCTTGGCATTCCCGGCTATTCGACGATATCAAAACAAAAGGTGGAGCGCTTTGCCGAGACCGTGGCCGCCCCACACGGATCGAAACTGCTGGTCCATACGGTGCAGGCAACAGAGGGCGCAGGCATCAAGGAACTCTCGCAACTTGTCCACCGCCCGACCTGCGCCACGTGTGGAACGATCAAGCGCTACCACTTCAACAAGACGGCAGTGGAGCAGGACTACGATGTCATGGCGACCGGCCACAATCTGGACGACGAGGCGGCCCGCCTGCTGGGCAACGTCCTGCACTGGCAGGCGGAGTATCTGGACAAGCAGTCGCCCAGCCTGCCGGCCTCGCTCGAAGGCTTCGCGAAAAAAGTGAAGCCGCTCTACCGGATCGCCGAACGTGAAGCGGCCGCCTACGCCGTACTCAACCGGATTGATTACATCGTCGAGGAATGTCCCATGGCCAAAGGGTCCTCGATGCTGCTTTATAAGGAGGCACTCAACCGCCTCGAAACCGAATCCCCTGGCACTAAACACCGGTTCTTTCTCGGTTTCCTCGACCGATCTGCCCTAAGCCGTGTCGAAGGGCAGACTACGGCCGCGCCCTCCGCCGATTTCATAGCTGACAAGGATCGTGCGTCGCTTCATCCCTGCACCACGTGCGGCCAGCCGACCACCGGTCTCATCTGCTCCTATTGCAAAATGATGGTTCGCGCGAAAGTGAGTCAATAG